In Nomascus leucogenys isolate Asia chromosome 8, Asia_NLE_v1, whole genome shotgun sequence, a single genomic region encodes these proteins:
- the CLU gene encoding clusterin encodes MMKTLLLFVGLLLTWESGQVLGDQTVSDNELQEMSDQGSKYVNKEIQNAVNGVKQIKTLIEKTNEERKTLLSNLEEAKKKKEDALNETRESETKLKEFPGVCNETMMALWEECKPCLKQTCMKFYARVCRSGSGLVGRQLEEFLNQSSPFYFWMNGDRIDSLLENDRQQTHMLDVMQDRFSRASSIMDELFQDRFFAREPQDTYHYLPFSLPHRRPHFFFPKSRIVRSLMPFSPYEPLNFHAMFQPFLEMIHEAQQAMDIHFHSPAFQHPPTEFIREGDDDRTVCREIRHNSTGCLRMKDQCDKCREILSVDCSANNPSQAQLRRELDDSLQVAERLTRKYNELLKSYQWKMLNTSSLLEQLNEQFNWVSRLANLTQGEDQYYLRVTTVASHTSDSDVPSGVTEVVVKLFDSDPITVTVPEEVSRKNPKFMETVAEKALQEYRKKHLEE; translated from the exons ATGATGAAGACTCTGCTGCTGTTTGTGGGGCTGCTGCTGACCTGGGAGAGTGGGCAGGTCCTGGGGGACCAGACGGTCTCAGACAATGAGCTCCAGG AAATGTCCGATCAGGGAAGTAAGTATGTCAATAAGGAAATTCAAAATGCTGTCAACGGGGTGAAACAGATAAAGACTCTCATAGAAAAAACAAACGAAGAACGCAAGACACTGCTTAGCAACCTAGAGGAagccaagaagaagaaagag GATGCCCTAAATGAGACCAGGGAATCAGAGACAAAGCTGAAGGAGTTCCCAGGAGTGTGCAATGAGACCATGATGGCCCTCTGGGAAGAGTGTAAGCCCTGCCTGAAACAGACCTGCATGAAGTTCTACGCACGAGTCTGCAGAAGTGGCTCGGGCCTGGTTGGCCGCCAG CTCGAGGAGTTCCTGAACCAGAGCTCGCCCTTCTACTTCTGGATGAATGGTGACCGCATCGACTCCCTGCTGGAGAACGACCGGCAGCAGACGCACATGCTGGATGTCATGCAGGACCGCTTCAGCCGCGCGTCCAGCATCATGGACGAGCTCTTCCAGGACAGGTTCTTCGCCCGGGAGCCCCAGGACACCTACCACTACCTGCCCTTCAGCCTGCCCCACCGGAGGCCTCACTTCTTCTTTCCCAAGTCCCGCATCGTCCGCAGCTTGATGCCCTTCTCTCCGTACGAGCCCCTGAACTTCCACGCCATGTTCCAGCCCTTCCTTGAGATGATACACGAGGCTCAGCAGGCCATGGACATCCACTTCCACAGCCCGGCCTTCCAGCACCCACCCACAGAATTCATACGAG AAGGCGACGATGACCGGACTGTGTGCCGGGAGATCCGCCACAACTCCACGGGCTGCCTGCGGATGAAGGACCAGTGTGACAAGTGCCGGGAGATCTTGTCTGTGG ACTGTTCAGCCAACAACCCCTCCCAGGCTCAGCTGCGGCGGGAGCTCGACGACTCCCTCCAGGTCGCTGAGAGGTTGACCAGGAAATACAACGAGCTGCTGAAGTCCTACCAGTGGAAGATGCTCAACACCTCCTCCTTGCTGGAGCAGCTGAACGAGCAGTTTAACTGGGTGTCCCGGCTGGCAAACCTCACGCAAGGCGAAGACCAGTACTATCTGCGGGTCACCACG GTGGCTTCCCACACTTCTGACTCGGACGTTCCTTCTGGTGTCACTGAGGTGGTCGTGAAGCTCTTTGACTCTGATCCCATCACTGTGACGGTCCCTGAAGAAGTCTCCAGGAAGAACCCTAAATTTATGGAGACCGTGGCGGAGAAAGCGCTGCAGGAATACCGCAAAAAGCACCT GGAGGAGTGA